In the Flavobacteriales bacterium genome, GTAGGCGATGAGGTCCAGCTGATCGTTCATGGGGTGACCGTGGCTTGGGCGTTCGACCAGAGCATCTCGAACGGGAGCCGCAGGCTCCGTTCGGAGGGGGCGGGGGCGCGGAAGATCCGAAGAAGGAAGGCGGGGCTGCGGTCGCGCGTGGCGAACAGTTCACGGATGCCGGCGGCGCAGTGCTCGATCTGCCCGCGCTCGGAGTCGTCGAACACCGGCGATCCCGCCATCAGGCCCAACAGGATGGGCGCGGAGACCGGGTGCACGGCCAGGCCCAGCGCGGTGGCCCGCAGCCAGACCCGCTCCATGGCGCGCCCGGCCAGAAGCACATGCTCGCGGTCCATCCGGGGCACGCTGATGCACAGCACGGCGGAACTGGACCGGATGGCCGGCCCGGAGAGGTCGGCGAAGGCGCGTCCGGCCTTCCATTGCCGCACCAGGGCGATCGCCTCGGGGTCGGAAGCCACCTGCATGCCCAACACCTCGGCCGCCCCCATCTCGAAGGTGGCCAGGTCCAGGCCGTCCCTCGTCCGTCGGGCCTCCTCCGCGGTCCATCGCACCTCCTTGGTGAACAGCTCGTGGTGGCAGGTGGCGTTCAGGAATCGCAGGCGTTCAGTGGCACCGCAAAGCTCCGCGACCCGGTCGAGCGGTCCCGCGCCCTCCGCCAGATGGGCCATGGCCCCGGGTACCTCCTGCGCTGCGTGCAGCAGGGCTGCCTTCGTCGCATCCTCCAGGGGGCTGCCATCGCCTTTGCGCCGGTTCGTACAGCGCTCGAACAACCAGCGTGACAGGCCATCCCGATCGGGGTCCATGGTGCCCGCGCCCTCGAAGACGGCCACGAGCCGGGGCTCATCCGTGCGGTCAAGCAGCCGGTAGGTGAGCGCGATCCCCTCGCCGGCCGCCCTTACCAGGATGTTCTCCATACAGCCGCCCAAGGAGAGCATGGGGACCACCGCAGCGGGGTCGGCGGCGCTGTGGGATCGGGCCGCATCGTGGAACAGGAACAGCCGCCCGGTCTCAAGCAGGAATCGCCAGGGCTGGTCGTTGCCTCCCGAGGGGGCCCATGCTCCGGCCTCCACGAGCAGCCTGGTGGTGGGCTCATCCAGCGGGTACGCAGGCATCCCGCTCCGATACGCATCGGGCAGCGCATCGCGCATCACCTGTTCGGTGAGCGGTGGAGGAGGAACGCTGGCGACCACCTGGGTCGCCGGTCCATCGGCACCCGGGATGAGGGTCTCCGGGTCGATGTGGAAGCGTCCGCTCCCGGTCAGCTGCCCCAACAGGATGCGGCGCACCGCATCGCAGGCCAGTGCGCCACCGAGGAAGACCGAGGAAGCCAGCTGCGGCCAGCTGACCAGGCCGTGGCCCACCTCGATCATGCTGGCTTTCATCCGCTTGCTCAAGGTCTCCAGACCGGCCATCGGCGCCACAAAAGGCAGCTTGTCCTCGGCCGTCCGGGCCATGGCCGCAGCGTCCGGATCGAGGTGGTCGATGAGCCCGTGAAGCAGCGGCCGGTCGGGCTCCAGGTCGAAGCGCTCCACGTCCAGCATGCCCCGGTCGCTGGTGTCCATCACCACCGGGATGCGATGGGCCTTCGCCCGCTGTCGCGCCAGGATCTTGATGTCCACGCTGTCGCACTCCTCGACGAGCACATCCAGCGTGCCGCCCTCCGTCAGGAACCGGTCGATGTTGTCGCGCGTGATGCCTTCGT is a window encoding:
- a CDS encoding Rv1355c family protein, encoding MDFELHVRSRGEGVDALTCAPLLFRPAVEADRADLEVLLASGRVEHVHDRLVDQVRELVRIQSPSRRFSAHELDLAVKEHLAGAPAADHGVWVFYPWNGRLVHLLDEADFARVRTDRNRNKITEEEQAVLYTKRIGVIGLSVGQSVSLALALERSFGELRIADHDTLDLSNLNRLRSGVHNLGLPKTVNVAREIAEIDPFLKVTCYHEGITRDNIDRFLTEGGTLDVLVEECDSVDIKILARQRAKAHRIPVVMDTSDRGMLDVERFDLEPDRPLLHGLIDHLDPDAAAMARTAEDKLPFVAPMAGLETLSKRMKASMIEVGHGLVSWPQLASSVFLGGALACDAVRRILLGQLTGSGRFHIDPETLIPGADGPATQVVASVPPPPLTEQVMRDALPDAYRSGMPAYPLDEPTTRLLVEAGAWAPSGGNDQPWRFLLETGRLFLFHDAARSHSAADPAAVVPMLSLGGCMENILVRAAGEGIALTYRLLDRTDEPRLVAVFEGAGTMDPDRDGLSRWLFERCTNRRKGDGSPLEDATKAALLHAAQEVPGAMAHLAEGAGPLDRVAELCGATERLRFLNATCHHELFTKEVRWTAEEARRTRDGLDLATFEMGAAEVLGMQVASDPEAIALVRQWKAGRAFADLSGPAIRSSSAVLCISVPRMDREHVLLAGRAMERVWLRATALGLAVHPVSAPILLGLMAGSPVFDDSERGQIEHCAAGIRELFATRDRSPAFLLRIFRAPAPSERSLRLPFEMLWSNAQATVTP